A portion of the Salvelinus fontinalis isolate EN_2023a chromosome 32, ASM2944872v1, whole genome shotgun sequence genome contains these proteins:
- the LOC129831419 gene encoding dolichol-phosphate mannosyltransferase subunit 3-like — MTKLLEWVFGVSVIGAAWALVTFDLLNLRLPEAYKEVAWPMPVYLLVVFGCYSLATVGYRVATFNDCEEASKELQDQIKEAKEDLRKKGLKM, encoded by the coding sequence ATGACCAAGCTTCTGGAGTGGGTGTTTGGCGTCTCGGTAATAGGCGCAGCATGGGCTCTCGTGACTTTTGACCTTCTGAACTTGAGGCTCCCAGAGGCCTACAAGGAGGTGGCCTGGCCCATGCCTGTGTATCTGCTGGTGGTGTTCGGctgctactccctggctactgtGGGATACAGGGTGGCCACCTTCAACGACTGTGAGGAGGCATCCAAAGAACTACAGGATCAGATCAAGGAGGCCAAAGAGGACCTGAGGAAAAAAGGCTTGAAGATGTGA